The following proteins are co-located in the Solanum pennellii chromosome 1, SPENNV200 genome:
- the LOC107008416 gene encoding uncharacterized protein LOC107008416, whose translation MGFILFFGSSAFLLPVLFCISLFLSTTPVAALQGVKLKNQILDVTPIKLVTDPLSKEDVLCERILITGLSRWRLSSYSSAYRVSWAPSAVIPDRLLGKLQICFHKNSSLGLCQCEHDAWKNLQKGPWNSVMSPYEDRILDVKLVDGLSGSVTVTIEEDLQRWRLLFLAFGIMLLLVAPIVSSWVPFYYSSSMAIGVCLVIIVLLFQGMKLLPTGRKNIFYLTIYGSVLGAGSVLVHQFSMLINSIVSNFGLSEEFHNPVAVFILVGIILSGAGLGYWLVRKFVISDDGNVDVGVAQFVKWAIRIIGITFIFQSTLDSPLVFLVLSSWWLICFAVTSMQRHASRDLSYSGIGDVWAKSSKQINMNKKRAEFLSKSRKFGSVGVPYSSPSSSAWSDSPVKGFSDGKGKKVGEYYSTFHKTPYRKRFSPKEWEDFTQESTKEAVAELASSPEFTNWIIKHADRIQLLQEDSSDESVGSGSDSTDDNDAESCSGLDLFKWRYC comes from the exons ATGGGGTTCATCTTATTCTTCGGCAGCAGTGCTTTTCTTCTTCCTGTACTCTTTTGCATCTCTCTGTTTCTTTCAACTACTCCCGTTGCTGCTCTCCAAG GTGTCAAATTGAAAAATCAGATACTGGATGTGACTCCAATTAAACTTGTGACAGACCCTTTGTCTAAAGAAGATGTATTATGTGAACGCATACTAATCACCGGTCTATCACGATGGAGACTTAGCAGTTATTCTAGTGCATATCGAGTTAGTTGGGCCCCATCAGCAGTAATTCCAGATAGATTGCTGGGAAAATTACAGATATGCTTTCACAA GAATTCTTCTCTTGGCTTGTGCCAGTGTGAACATGATGCGTGGAAGAATTTACAGAAAGGGCCATGGAACTCTGTCATGTCCCCTTACGAGGATAGAATTCTTGATGTGAAGCTTGTTGATGGTCTTTCTGGTTCTGTTACTGTAACTATCGAAGAAG ATTTACAAAGATGGCGTCTGCTGTTTCTTGCATTTGGTATAATGCTGCTGCTTGTGGCACCTATTGTAAGTAGTTGGGTTCCATTTTACTACAGCAGTTCAATGGCTATTGGAGTTTGTCTTGTCATCATTGTCCTTCTATTCCAG GGGATGAAATTGCTGCCAACTGGAAGGAAAAATATATTCTACCTGACCATCTATGGATCAGTG CTTGGAGCAGGATCAGTTTTGGTGCATCAATTCTCTATGCTGATAAATTCCATCGTCTCAAACTTTGGGCTAAGTGAAGAGTTCCACAATCCT GTTGCTGTATTTATTCTTGTCGGAATCATCCTTTCTGGAGCTGGTCTAGGATATTGGTTGGTGCGGAAATTTGTTATATCAGATGATGGTAATGTGGACGTTGGTGTCGCACAATTTGTTAAATGGGCCATACGCATCATTGGCATTACCTTCATCTTCCAG AGCACACTTGATTCTCCCTTAGTGTTCTTGGTGCTTAGTTCTTGGTGGCTTATTTGCTTTGCTGTTACTTCTATGCAGCGGCATGCATCAAG GGATTTGTCATATTCTGGAATCGGAGATGTTTGGGCAAAGAGTAGTAAGCAGATAAACATGAATAAAAAACGTGCTGAGTTCCTTAGCAAATCCAGAAAGTTTGGTTCGGTTGGAGTTCCATACAGTAGCCCGAGCTCATCTGCATGGTCTGATTCTCCTGTCAAAG GATTTTCAGATGGCAAAGGTAAAAAAGTGGGCGAATACTATTCAACTTTTCACAAGACACCTTACCGAAAGAGATTCTCGCCAAAGGAGTGGGAAGATTTCACACAAGAGTCTACCAAGGAAGCTGTTGCTGAATTAGCTTCGTCTCCTGAATTCACTAATTGGATCATTAAACATGCTGATAGAATACAGCTTCTACAAGAGGATAGTTCGGATGAATCTGTTGGAAGCGGGTCAGACTCAACAGATGATAATGATGCAGAGAGTTGTAGTGGGCTTGACTTGTTTAAATGGCGGTATTGCTAG